The proteins below come from a single Tribolium castaneum strain GA2 chromosome 9, icTriCast1.1, whole genome shotgun sequence genomic window:
- the LOC661588 gene encoding arylsulfatase B produces MWWLCKIIFFGSVVASFAQTKKPNIIVIVADDMGFNDVGFHGSNEIPTPNIDALAYNGVILNSHYTQALCTPSRSAFLTGKYPIHLGMQHLVILEPEPWGLPLNETILPQYLKRNGYATHAIGKWHLGFFRKEYTPTYRGFDSHFGYWQGLQDYYKHTVHATFTPEHGYDMRRNMTVDWSAQGKYSTTLFTDEAVRLIREHNTENPMFMYLAHLAPHSGNDDDPLQAPDEEIAKFGHIADPERRIYAAMVSMLDKSVGSVIAALRDKHMLENSIIVFMSDNGAKPDGIHANHGSNYPLRGNKNSAWEGAMRCVAAIWSPLIKKPQRVSNSLMHISDWLPTFYTAAGLNKTELPKMDGVDMWASISEGKDSPRTELLHNIDEIYNYGALRVGNWKYLYGSTTNGKSDGWYGSSGRDPLYTYDDSAVLASQTGSTLAGLTTYQQIKEKHQGDTNFTHKLLDSETIKTLRGAAEVKCPRVNFEEIPESKKCNAVESPCLFNIKEDPCEQINLAAERPMIVLNMEMALARFKQTALPIRNVPRDPNADPAKWNNTWVNWQDYEDVKKQKIYFNTLSPLAIGLISAAVVAFVVVIIILVTITVKSSLDKKKAGKAFFDDPMEQMMTMAPKPQIFEDRELQNRESIRNEFRTVE; encoded by the exons ATGTGGTGGCtgtgcaaaataattttcttcgGTAGTGTGGTGGCAAGTTTCGCTCAAACCAAAAAACCCAACATTATTGTGATTGTGGCCGACGACATG gggTTCAACGATGTCGGTTTTCACGGAAGCAACGAAATTCCAACCCCTAATATCGACGCTTTGGCCTACAACGGCGTCATCCTCAACAGCCACTACACCCAGGCCTTGTGCACCCCCTCACGTTCTGCCTTCCTCACTGGGAAGTACCCCATCCATCTCG GAATGCAACATCTCGTTATACTTGAACCTGAACCGTGGGGACTGCCTCTAAACGAGACCATTTTACCGCAATATCTCAAGAGGAATGGATATGCCACACATGCCATAGGTAAATGGCATTTGGGCTTCTTCCGAAAGGAATATACGCCGACCTATAGGGGGTTCGATTCGCATTTTGGGTACTGGCAAGGGTTGCAGGACTACTACAAACATACGGTGCACGCAACG TTTACACCTGAGCACGGTTACGACATGCGACGTAACATGACCGTAGACTGGAGCGCCCAGGGCAAGTACTCCACGACTCTCTTCACCGACGAAGCCGTCCGTCTAATCCGCGAGCACAACACCGAAAACCCCATGTTCATGTACCTCGCCCACTTGGCCCCACACTCGGGCAACGACGACGACCCTCTGCAAGCCCCCGACGAAGAAATCGCGAAATTCGGACACATCGCAGACCCCGAACGTCGAATTTACGCCGCCATGGTCTCCATGTTGGACAAGAGTGTGGGCAGTGTGATAGCCGCTTTGAGGGACAAACACATGCTGGAAAATTCGATTATTGTGTTCATGTCAGACAACGGGGCAAAGCCCGATGGAATCCACGCCAATCACGGCTCGAATTATCCTTTGCGGGGCAACAAGAACTCGGCTTGGGAAGGGGCCATGAGGTGCGTGGCGGCGATCTGGAGCCCCCTTATCAAGAAACCGCAACGTGTCTCGAACAGTCTGATGCACATTTCGGACTGGTTACCGACTTTCTACACAGCTGCAGGGCTCAATAAGACCGAACTACCGAAAATGGACGGGGTTGACATGTGGGCCTCCATTTCCGAAGGGAAAGACAGCCCCCGGACTGAACTCTTACACAACATTGACGAAATTTACAATTATGGGGCACTTAGAGTCGGGAATTGGAAGTATCTCTACGGATCCACCACAAATGGTAAAAGTGATGGTTGGTATGGGTCTTCAGGTCGTGACCCCCTTTACACTTACGATGATAGCGCCGTTTTGGCCTCACAGACCGGCTCGACACTTGCCGGTCTTACAACCTACCAACAAATCAAGGAAAAACACCAAGGTGACACTAATTTCACACACAAACTGCTCGACAGTGAGACGATCAAGACCCTTCGGGGCGCAGCCGAAGTCAAGTGTCCGCGAGTCAATTTTGAGGAAATCCCCGAAAGTAAGAAATGTAACGCAGTCGAGTCCCCTTGTCTCTTTAACATCAAGGAAGATCCCTGCGAACAAATCAATTTAGCGGCCGAACGTCCCATGATTGTCCTGAACATGGAAATGGCATTAGCCCGATTCAAACAAACGGCTCTACCCATCAGAAACGTCCCAAGAGACCCTAATGCGGACCCCGCCAAGTGGAACAACACTTGGGTCAATTGGCAAGACTACGAAGACGTGAAAAAGCAGAAAATTTACTTCAATACGTTGTCACCGCTGGCGATTGGCTTAATTTCCGCAGCGGTTGTTGCCTTTGTTGTCGTTATAATTATCCTGGTGACTATCACAGTGAAGAGTTCTTTGGATAAGAAAAAGGCCGGGAAAGCGTTTTTCGACGATCCCATGGAGCAAATGATGACGATGGCGCCGAAACCACAAATTTTCGAAGACAGGGAATTGCAAAATAGGGAGAGTATCAGAAATGAGTTTAGGACGGTGGAATAG